The proteins below come from a single Salinilacihabitans rarus genomic window:
- a CDS encoding DUF5796 family protein, with the protein MSARNNVAPSTLEVDLVDGGVVVRYLDGREAFYHGVPDPVEGAVRTPPGKEVHVLVTDPDGVEGVMTYVNDRNTHDDILESTGVGRVMLDANDEEELFPGVTVSTEGYSIRVEADLSVVDGRVFVFAEDEMSEHAYELVAGDAGDGDEE; encoded by the coding sequence ATGAGCGCGCGCAACAACGTCGCACCCAGCACGCTCGAGGTCGACCTCGTCGACGGCGGCGTCGTCGTCCGCTACCTCGACGGCCGGGAGGCGTTCTACCACGGCGTTCCCGACCCCGTCGAGGGGGCGGTGCGGACCCCGCCGGGCAAGGAGGTCCACGTGCTGGTCACCGACCCCGACGGCGTCGAGGGCGTGATGACCTACGTCAACGACCGCAACACCCACGACGACATCCTCGAGTCGACCGGCGTCGGTCGGGTGATGCTCGACGCGAACGACGAGGAGGAACTGTTCCCCGGCGTGACCGTCTCGACGGAGGGGTACTCGATCCGCGTCGAGGCGGACCTCTCGGTCGTCGACGGCCGGGTGTTCGTCTTCGCCGAGGACGAGATGAGCGAACACGCCTACGAACTGGTCGCGGGCGACGCCGGCGACGGCGACGAGGAGTGA
- a CDS encoding DUF7508 domain-containing protein — MPLGKPWRDLDRSTVARAPDRPGVYELGDADGTVLSVDAGVLRDELKTALAYGDGDRVRWEEAHTLARAEELAAEHRERLDS, encoded by the coding sequence ATGCCGCTGGGAAAACCGTGGCGCGACCTCGACAGGTCGACGGTCGCCCGCGCGCCCGACCGCCCCGGCGTCTACGAACTCGGCGACGCCGACGGGACGGTGCTGTCGGTCGACGCGGGCGTCCTCCGGGACGAACTCAAGACGGCGCTGGCCTACGGCGACGGCGACCGCGTCCGCTGGGAGGAGGCCCACACCCTCGCGCGGGCGGAAGAACTCGCGGCCGAACACCGCGAGCGCCTCGACTCGTGA
- a CDS encoding DUF7128 family protein — protein sequence MRGLRAVVRERADAEAHEERCDAEEPTYIQ from the coding sequence GTGCGAGGCCTGCGGGCTGTTGTTCGAGAGCGGGCCGACGCCGAGGCCCACGAGGAACGCTGCGACGCCGAGGAACCCACCTACATCCAGTAG